Proteins encoded within one genomic window of Canis lupus dingo isolate Sandy chromosome 28, ASM325472v2, whole genome shotgun sequence:
- the LOC112672303 gene encoding peptidyl-prolyl cis-trans isomerase NIMA-interacting 4-like — translation MPPKGKSGSRKGGKGGATSGSESSDKKVQGPKGGGNTIKVGHILCEKRGKIMEAMEKLKSGMRFNEVATQYSEDKARQGGDLGWMTRGSMVGPFQEAAFALPVSGPDKPVFTDPPIRTKFGYHIIMVEGRK, via the coding sequence ATGCCGCCCAAGGGAAAGAGCGGTTCCAGGAAAGGGGGGAAAGGGGGAGCCACCTCTGGGAGTGAAAGTTCTGACAAGAAGGTCCAGGGTCCCAAAGGTGGTGGTAATACAATAAAAGTTGGACACATTCTGTGTGAAAAACGTGGGAAAATCATGGAAGCCATGGAAAAGTTAAAGTCTGGAATGAGATTCAATGAAGTGGCCACACAGTATAGTGAAGATAAAGCCAGGCAAGGGGGCGACTTGGGTTGGATGACCAGAGGTTCCATGGTGGGACCATTTCAAGAAGCAGCATTTGCCTTGCCTGTAAGTGGTCCAGATAAGCCTGTGTTTACCGACCCTCCAATCAGGACAAAATTTGGATATCATATTATTATGGttgaagggagaaaataa